A single region of the Ailuropoda melanoleuca isolate Jingjing unplaced genomic scaffold, ASM200744v2 unplaced-scaffold11123, whole genome shotgun sequence genome encodes:
- the LOC105234449 gene encoding SLAM family member 8-like → MSWGIALGSNWTAILQVIPGSDVPKWFNFQDRFEKRVHVPNTTTLRIDDLTLGDSGLYRARVSYSNGTEGDQDFHLTVYEPVPRPEIRATVPSLTPGWCNVTVECDTTGTRENLTVSWESEGLPRELEQRPSVGPAPNPWTLAVTLPLSQPHASLTCVVSNQVDQKTATRGLGDVCGHRQTTADPLPGILVAVAIVLLILGAGLYLWKRRGEKKNVEPGRGAGSQEGHRDPDADILYAELSQPESGDRRDKGRGAPDLEDESPLTTVYSEVGRPGQATVVI, encoded by the exons ATGTCTTGGGGCATTGCATTAGGGTCCAATTGGACAGCCATACTGCAGGTCATTCCTGGGTCAGATGTTCCAAAATGGTTCAACTTCCAGGACAGGTTTGAGAAGAGGGTCCATGTGCCCAACACAACGACCCTGAGGATTGATGACCTGACCCTTGGGGACAGCGGGCTGTACCGGGCTCGAGTCAGCTACAGTAACGGAACAGAAGGTGACCAGGATTTCCACCTGACGGTCTATG AGCCTGTGCCCCGTCCCGAGATCCGGGCCACGGTTCCGTCCCTCACACCAGGCTGGTGCAACGTCACCGTGGAGTGTGACACCACGGGAACCAGGGAGAACCTGACAGTGTCCTGGGAGAGTGAGGGCCTCCCCAGGGAGCTGGAGCAGAGACCGTCCGTGGGACCAGCCCCCAACCCCTGGACCCTGGCTGTGACCCTGCCCCTGAGCCAGCCCCACGCCAGCCTCACCTGTGTGGTCAGCAACCAGGTGGACCAGAAAACTGCCACCCGGGGCCTTGGGGATGTCTGTGGCCACA GACAGACCACTGCTGACCCTCTGCCAGGCATCCTGGTGGCTGTTGCGATCGTGCTGCTGATCCTGGGAGCTGGACTGTACCTTTGGAAGAGACGTGGGGAGAAGAAGAACGTGGAGCCTGGGAGAG GTGCAGGATcgcaggaggggcacagggacccGGATGCTGACATACTGTATGCAGAGCTGAGCCAGCCGGAGTCTGGAGACAGGAGGGACAag GGTAGGGGAGCCCCTGATCTAGAAGACGAGAGCCCTCTCACCACTGTCTACAGTGAGGTcggcaggccaggccaggccacagTTGTGATTTAA